The following DNA comes from Populus trichocarpa isolate Nisqually-1 chromosome 19, P.trichocarpa_v4.1, whole genome shotgun sequence.
agaataaataattaGCATCGGCTTACAAGCATATAAAACTAGATTAGCAGCAGAATATTTAGTTTGCAGATATTGGATTTATTGCGTGAAATATGATGGGTCCCTTGAGCAGGGCCTTGAAACCATTATTCACCATTAGTAGTTCACGGTCCAAATTTGGGCTCCGTACATTCTCAAGGTATATGTCACTTCTGcttcatttataataaataatatatatattatcaatcaaaacaaaagaccGTTATTTAATCTTAaacattacaataaaaaaagtttatttttatcccTGCTAGGTTTAAAACAATGACGAAGCTACTTATATGTCCTTAAGTCAAAGTCATTAAATTACTCGAGCTGATAATTGATGTATCATCGATCTGCCATCTCTACCAAGCAAATGTTCAAGTGATAATTGATGGCATGACTTTATTAGTTAGGCTGTTACTTTCATTGTCATGTTCTCCACAGCATAACGCTATACAATGAAGACTATCTTGGCATAACATTGAACGTAACGATAAGTACCTATCCACGATGTATTTCCAGCTCTGTTAACTTTGGATTTATCTTAAATTGTGGATTGAAGTGAGCGATAAGTTAATTTATGTGTTTATATGCTTAATTAGCCTGTTAAGGaaatattattaacaaagtTTATTGGAGAAGCCAAAAAGCCTTGTGCCATATAAAAGTTTTAGGATATCATATTTCAAGGCAAGGTAAAAGGTAATTAATGCttattctttgtgatttttaaatagaattgtagagaaaataacacaattttctTAATCCTCTCATAAAGAATGAGAAAATAAGATTAGATTATTTGAGACTAATGTTAGAGAGAATAAATTTGTGACTCCTTGTAATCTCTAGCTTTTTCATTGTTAATTTCTTCGATCATCTCATTCATAACGTTTGTCtaatttgttgaattaaataaattttttatattctcttatgtgattaattatgatttttattgtaGATATTTTTACTTGTGAATTATTTTAAGATTCTAGAACTATCTCAATAGCAGCTCTCTGTATGCTTATaataaactttgtttttcagaTGAGATGGGTGCATGGTcagtgtcataacccaattctgggttattccccaaaatttatttttttcaaaataaaataaaataaaataaaatcaaaaaataaaatacaggctggcaacgtggagaaagctGATCAAGAAAAATAGGTGAAATAGGCAAAAATAAATCTGCAATTTTcgaaggaaattcaaggcctttCGGCGCCCCATTGTGCCCAAAATCGaagaaacaatgcaaattcaaggtcaaattaaatgattattggacaaatttgcataaaaattaagtccaataacataattaaatttttaataggccaatttgatttaatcatgggccaaattaaattttaattatgtttaagaattaatttaggtccaaatgaaggatttaattaagttcaaggacttaattatactttaaatgggtcaaattaattttatttggggcttaattggtgaaaacttaagtttgggagcctaatttgggcttaatggagaagattggaattttaagagaccaaatttaatttttaccaagttaattgatcgAAATTAgggggccaaattgcaagaaaattgaagttttggggccaattaggggttaaattgacaaaatccaaaGCCAAGGACCAAACTGCAAGAGGCGCCAAACTGCAGGGGCCTAATTGACAAAATCCggggggccaaattgaagaaagtgaaagtttaatggtcaattagggacgAAATTGtataaatccgagaccaaggaccatattgcaaaaggcgcgtaactctggggccgaagatgaagttacgccgggactaaattgcatcaaatcagaagtttcagggtcaattagggaataGTATCGAACGAAATTGAAagtcggaggactaaattgaaattcagCAAAATTCCCTATTTTTAtccaaacggcgccgttttgaataaaaaaatactgttcatcttcttccccactgagctgcccgagtggccgacttcAGGCCGTGTTTTctgcctcgtttggcccccaaaTCCGACAAAGCATGCATCCAAATGTCCACCTGGAACCCCTCTATCCCGGGGAGTGGTCCGGTCGGGTCGAAAAGGTTTGAAACGGCTTCGTTTATTGGCCCAAATTGtgcacctcgggcagtctgcaaatttggcagttcgaggtgcccactttgagccaacggtcTGGATCGCTCAggtcgaatcaagggctgataTTTTTCCCCCATTGAAGACAAGATTGCCCTCTTTCcagccctataaataggagcaaTTGTCATGCTCAGAGGGAGGAGAAAAACGAGCTCAAAGTTGGCCGAAAACCAGCCTTCTGCACCCATTTTTCTGcaaacaatcattttttatgctttctctctccaccgtggccttcAGCCACCATCACCTTCATCACCTAGCTTCTCGCCATCATCCCCACCTCCAGTAGCCACAAAACCATCTCACGTGACAGTTGCaccacttctctctctctttcctctgTAAAATCTCCTCCTCTGCCACCGGGACTCCAGCAGCAGCGGCGACAGCAGAGCCAGCAGCCACCACCTTGACCAGAAGCTTTCACTCCTACCAGCAGCAGCCAGAGTAGCATCTCCTTCCCCAGTCACACCAACAGCTCCAGCCgtgagctttccttctcctctgcaggaatctgctccttcttcttccagccgTGAACAGTGCAAGCCGCCGGCCTCACCACCTTCAGTTACACCGTGCACCACCAGCTAGGCCGCCGACTCTCTCCACGCCAGGTAACTCGCCCCTCCCCTGCTAcgccttccttttcctttcaccgTGGCTGCATGCAGAGTTCGTTTCTGCATGCagcggctaattaattagccactTGCTTGGGCCGGGCCGGTTCTGGCCCAGCCCAAGGGGTCGGGCCGGTTCTGGCCCAGCccggaaaaaagagagagggaccTGTTGGGCCGAGACCGGCCCAACCCAAGGGTCCTAGACCGGACCAACTGTTTGGGCCGGACCGGCCcacatatttaataaatttaattaattattatgtattaaaacaaaatcaaaaaaaattcaaaaaaattcaaacaaattcaaaaaaatttcaaaaatcatttcaaaaaatttgtgattttcttaaatattttcctaccaagtttgcttaatattgggttgtatacttacatgataagatacaagtccggtatTAAAATGCCCGGTTTTCTcagaaatattcaaaaaaaaatttattgcatacggccaagtcctaaagaattttccaagcatgttttcttttcaaaataaaaaaattgcatctttctcacgttttaaaaatccaaaaaaatggatatcataactagtttatgatcatcTGTTAGGGATTggccaaaatgtcaaaaacttttatttcaactttttttttaggattcagatgtagactttaatatttgtggggtgtaaaattacacgataaagtacactctcgggtattaaagatacaaggtgtaaataaaagcaattttaaaattcagactttagaatggttaggatttaacccaataaggtagagactccctcacgaagggagatctgccttgaaccttagaaaagaccaacgaatagaaactcgacctagaaaaacaatcaaacaacaatgcagcttatcttaggtagggtgcactgggggtgatgcgtcttccccttgcacaaccagtcccttacccagactctcgcagaccataggttcctagtgaccataatactaggtggcgactccaacgaaccaagcaaaaccataaataaaaaataataaataatcgcCAGTCGATGCCGCGCTGattttttgacgtgcgacagaatggcgactccgctggggacAACCATGTCTGGTCGGACTAAGCAttgattgtttgattgttttccttttgttggtttttaattttagcttgcATTTCtactgctttagcatgcattttaattttacgaataaacccaattctaggttaggtggggagtaacggtctgcctcatgactttcagtcggggttcagattcgtgaaacatccaactatgaaCTGAGTGTTTACTCGATAATGGCGGTCACAATGTGTCccaaccattccttgtaaacccCTATACTGCCTTCACGTGAGGTGGTCACTGGGCAGTTCATAGACCCTTTTGAAGACTAGGTAGAAAGCCTACCCATCATGTAATGACCTAAAATATTCCTTTAGAGCGTGAACCCCTTTACATATTCATTTTGCATGGGTTTTTGCCAGTCATACCCAATGTACCTACATTTGCATccacacacatacatacatccatccattgtaaataacatacatacatgcgccaggttgaaatataggtccccaaagagACTATAACACCCGACTCTGAACACAAAACATGGAAGGTGAAGAGCGTGCTCACCGTGACGCCCATTTCCAAGAAGagttagaatctctgaaagtaAGCGTGGCTCGCCTCACTAacttactcgagcaaacactTAGAAATGCCTCTGGTGAAGGTCCTTCCAACCGGCCTGCTATTTTTGTTCAGCCTCCAACAACAGCTCAACCCGAAGAAACAATGAGTGAACATGGTCATGAACCTCCACACAATCCAGCTTTTGTGCACTCAATGCCACCAGCACCAACCCCCGCAGTCATAGATGCATTTGCCAATAAGTCCCATAAGACCAAGTCATCTGATGACATTGATAAGATGGCAGCGCTAGAAGCCCGAATCAGAGCCATTGAGAGGGTAGACTTGTACGATCCAGTACGAGCAGTAGAAATGTGTTTGGTCCCAAATGTGGTTGTCCCGAAGAAGTTTCGTGTTCctgaatttatcaaatatactGGAACACAATGCCCCACAACTCATCTCAAATCCTACTGTAACAAAATGGCAGAAGTAgtacatgatgaaaaactactGATGCATTTTTTCCAAGATAGCTTAAGTGGGGCGGCATTAAACTGGTACATGAGATTGAACAACACCAAGATCCAAAGATGGAAAGACTTGGTGGATGCTTTTGTCAAGCAATACAAGTATAATATGGACATCACTCCTGACAGAACCAGTTTGTCCAACCTAGAGAAAAGGGACAAGGAAAGCATAAGGGAATATGCTCAAAGGTGGAGAGACCTAGCTGCTCAAGTACATCCTCCACTCCTGGATAAAGAGATGGTCACTCTATTTGCCAACACGCTCAAGGACCCATACTACGAGCATGTGATTGGTAGTTCGGCCCAACAATTTACTGACGTTGTGGCAGTAGCTGAACGCATAGAGCAAGGAGTAAAGAGTGGTAGAATCTATGTATCTGTGGAGAAAAGGGGCTTTGAAGGTAAAAAGAAAGAGGTCGACTATGTTGAAAGTGGATATAGGGGTAGGAAGAACCCATTCCAGAACTATCACACTCCATCCCCTTCACCCCAA
Coding sequences within:
- the LOC112323781 gene encoding uncharacterized protein LOC112323781, with the protein product MEGEERAHRDAHFQEELESLKVSVARLTNLLEQTLRNASGEGPSNRPAIFVQPPTTAQPEETMSEHGHEPPHNPAFVHSMPPAPTPAVIDAFANKSHKTKSSDDIDKMAALEARIRAIERVDLYDPVRAVEMCLVPNVVVPKKFRVPEFIKYTGTQCPTTHLKSYCNKMAEVVHDEKLLMHFFQDSLSGAALNWYMRLNNTKIQRWKDLVDAFVKQYKYNMDITPDRTSLSNLEKRDKESIREYAQRWRDLAAQVHPPLLDKEMVTLFANTLKDPYYEHVIGSSAQQFTDVVAVAERIEQGVKSGRIYVSVEKRGFEGKKKEVDYVESGYRGRKNPFQNYHTPSPSPQISNINLSPTFLTRKPKPQTKHQRVQEQLPPLPLPLNEMYQKLLSSGHIAPEPLTPLQPPYPNWYKPDLTCEYHAGAAGHNIHTCSAFKKRLMHLIKAGWVTFEGTPNVSSNPLPNHASGTGSVNALEGECSGNLKAPMARAKCEEGNVHSQG